A single Bosea sp. PAMC 26642 DNA region contains:
- a CDS encoding ATP-binding protein: protein MKRSTSSERALVLAPRGRDAAIAVAMLGEAGTDAKACVSLPDLVAELDVGAAVVVVTEEALATADLNPLAAWIADQQEWSDLPFVLLTAQGGGLERNPAAHRYLDLLGNTTFLERPFHPTTLVSLVRAALRGRRRQYEARARVEELRFLSQLDEAMRGASDAPAAMLTAATLLADRLGASRCAYADVDSDNDRFFIRNDYAAPGIASSAGTYSLDLFGPRAAAEMRGGHRLVVRDVAAELALGEGREMFLAIGICAVVCCPLVKDGRLVAMMALHQSNPRDWQTSELALVQTIVDRCWSHVERVGAEARLRESEERLRLATEHADIGFWDVDPIHDQLVWPARVKALFGISADVPVSMQDFYDGLHPDDREATSAAYAAAADSTRRALYDVEYRTIGKEDGALRWVAAKGRGVFEGDRCIRLLGTAIDVTARKAVEEQLRHLNETLEQRVMDEVAERTKAEDALRQAQKMEAVGQLTGGVAHDFNNLLTIIKSSTDLLRRPGLAEERKSRYVDAISETVDRASRLTGQLLAFARRQPLKREVFDASERVGAIVDMLNTVVGSRIRIATELGAQACFVETDASQFETALVNMAVNARDAMQEEGTLSIRVWRAARLPTVTRKTAPSEDHVAVSITDTGHGIPPEKLDQIFEPFYTTKEVGRGTGLGLSQAYGFAKQSGGTLAVESEVGRGTTFTLYLPLVKRPAVIAERSVAADAEAPKKGYGRRVLVVEDNVQVGTFSTQLLQDLGYETTWAADANEALRLIEEVDEFDAVFSDVVMPGMSGVQLGQEIRRRRPGLPVVLTSGYSHVLAEEGRHGFELLQKPYAAEELSRVLRRATRRGQR, encoded by the coding sequence GTGAAGCGGTCGACTTCTTCAGAACGTGCGCTGGTGCTGGCTCCCCGTGGGCGGGACGCGGCCATCGCCGTTGCCATGCTAGGTGAGGCGGGCACGGACGCCAAGGCCTGCGTCTCGCTTCCGGATCTCGTCGCGGAACTCGACGTCGGCGCGGCAGTCGTAGTGGTCACGGAGGAGGCGCTGGCGACCGCCGATCTCAATCCCCTCGCCGCGTGGATCGCGGACCAGCAGGAATGGTCGGACCTCCCCTTTGTGCTCCTGACGGCCCAAGGGGGTGGGTTGGAGCGCAACCCGGCCGCGCACCGTTACCTCGACTTGCTCGGCAATACGACATTTCTGGAGCGCCCGTTTCACCCCACGACCTTGGTAAGCCTGGTTCGCGCCGCTCTTCGCGGTCGGAGGAGGCAGTATGAGGCACGGGCGCGAGTCGAAGAGCTTCGCTTCTTGAGTCAGCTGGACGAGGCAATGCGAGGCGCAAGCGACGCGCCAGCCGCAATGCTGACGGCGGCTACGCTGCTTGCAGATCGCCTTGGCGCTTCCCGATGCGCTTACGCCGACGTTGACTCTGACAACGACCGCTTTTTCATTCGCAACGATTACGCTGCACCGGGAATCGCGAGTTCGGCCGGAACGTACAGTCTTGACCTGTTCGGTCCCCGCGCTGCGGCCGAGATGCGTGGCGGGCACAGGCTGGTGGTCCGCGATGTCGCTGCCGAACTCGCTTTAGGCGAGGGACGCGAGATGTTCCTGGCGATCGGCATCTGCGCAGTCGTTTGCTGTCCGCTGGTGAAGGACGGTCGCCTGGTCGCAATGATGGCGCTCCATCAAAGTAATCCGCGCGACTGGCAAACGAGCGAACTGGCCCTTGTGCAAACCATTGTGGACCGCTGCTGGTCGCACGTCGAACGGGTCGGCGCTGAGGCCCGCCTTCGCGAAAGCGAGGAACGGTTGCGACTTGCGACGGAACATGCCGATATCGGCTTCTGGGACGTGGACCCCATCCACGACCAGCTCGTTTGGCCTGCCCGTGTGAAGGCCCTTTTTGGAATCTCCGCGGACGTTCCCGTGTCCATGCAGGATTTCTACGACGGCCTGCACCCGGACGACAGGGAGGCAACGAGCGCGGCCTACGCCGCTGCAGCGGATTCGACACGACGCGCGCTTTACGACGTGGAGTATCGGACTATCGGTAAAGAGGACGGGGCGCTGCGATGGGTGGCAGCCAAGGGCCGCGGCGTCTTCGAAGGCGACCGCTGCATCCGGCTCCTCGGCACGGCCATCGACGTGACCGCGCGCAAGGCTGTCGAGGAGCAATTACGCCACCTAAACGAGACCCTGGAGCAGCGGGTTATGGACGAGGTGGCCGAGCGGACCAAGGCTGAGGATGCGCTTCGCCAGGCGCAGAAGATGGAAGCTGTTGGGCAGCTTACGGGCGGAGTCGCCCACGACTTCAATAACCTGCTCACGATCATCAAAAGCTCGACCGACCTACTCCGACGACCAGGTCTCGCCGAGGAGCGGAAAAGTCGTTATGTCGACGCAATCTCAGAAACGGTCGACCGCGCCTCCCGGCTTACGGGCCAGCTGCTCGCCTTCGCACGCCGACAGCCGCTCAAGCGTGAGGTTTTCGACGCTTCGGAGCGCGTTGGCGCCATCGTCGACATGCTGAACACGGTCGTGGGTTCGCGCATCCGCATCGCTACGGAACTCGGTGCCCAGGCGTGCTTCGTAGAAACGGACGCGAGCCAGTTCGAGACGGCCCTGGTCAACATGGCAGTCAATGCCCGTGACGCCATGCAGGAGGAAGGCACGCTTTCCATACGGGTATGGCGTGCCGCGAGACTGCCCACCGTCACACGAAAAACCGCCCCTTCCGAAGACCACGTCGCCGTCTCGATCACCGATACCGGCCACGGCATACCGCCCGAGAAACTGGATCAGATCTTCGAACCCTTTTACACGACCAAGGAAGTCGGCAGAGGCACGGGTCTCGGGCTTTCCCAAGCCTACGGTTTCGCCAAGCAGTCCGGCGGCACCCTTGCAGTTGAGAGCGAGGTAGGGCGCGGCACCACATTCACCCTATACCTTCCTCTGGTAAAGCGTCCGGCCGTAATTGCCGAGCGATCAGTGGCCGCTGATGCCGAGGCGCCTAAGAAGGGCTATGGACGCCGCGTGCTGGTGGTGGAGGACAATGTCCAGGTCGGCACCTTCTCGACCCAGCTTTTACAGGACCTCGGGTACGAAACCACGTGGGCGGCGGACGCTAACGAGGCGCTTCGACTGATCGAGGAAGTCGATGAATTCGACGCCGTTTTTTCCGACGTGGTGATGCCGGGAATGAGCGGCGTCCAGTTGGGCCAGGAAATCCGGCGCCGCCGTCCGGGCCTGCCCGTCGTGCTCACGTCCGGCTACAGCCATGTCTTGGCAGAAGAAGGTCGACATGGCTTCGAGCTATTGCAAAAGCCATATGCTGCCGAGGAACTGTCCCGTGTTTTACGCCGGGCGACGCGTCGGGGGCAGCGTTAG
- a CDS encoding ATPase domain-containing protein — protein sequence MTEPLDKQALTGVIGLDDVLGGGLERRRLFLLEGNPGTGKTTVSIQFLSAGAKAGERSLYITLAETEEELRAGAASHGLDMAGIDIFELVPPEILLDEDQQQSLLYSSDLELGETTKRIFEAFEQVRPDRVVLDSLSEIRLLAQSSLRYRRQILALKHYFARQGATVLMLDDLTTDVNDKTVHSVAHGVIRLEETSPEYGADRRRLRVTKYRGRRYRGGYHDFSILTGGVRVFPRLVSAEHKTKFVRDVLKSGSPELDALLGGGIERGSSVLVLGPAGTGKSLLGLTFIQGAVARGESAALFVFDEELGLLFDRAKNLGIDLQGMVDGGQLFVEQVDAAELSPGEFSEKVRRCVDEHGVRTVIVDSLNGYQAAMPHEQALVLHIHELLQYLNRQGATTFLTVAQHGLVGDMKSPVDVTYLADTVILMRYFEALGRVRRAISVVKKRTGKHEDTIREYRIGGHGITLGEPLVNFQGVLRGVPTLVGDNAAQAQVDQA from the coding sequence GTGACTGAGCCATTGGACAAGCAGGCCCTGACAGGCGTTATCGGGTTGGACGACGTTCTTGGGGGCGGGTTGGAAAGGCGGCGCCTGTTCCTTCTTGAAGGCAACCCTGGTACGGGCAAGACTACCGTTTCGATCCAATTTTTGTCGGCCGGGGCAAAGGCGGGCGAACGCTCGCTCTACATCACGTTGGCTGAAACCGAGGAGGAATTGCGCGCCGGCGCCGCCTCGCACGGGCTGGATATGGCCGGCATCGACATCTTCGAACTCGTACCCCCCGAGATCCTCCTCGACGAGGATCAACAGCAGAGCCTCCTCTATTCTTCGGACCTGGAACTTGGCGAGACCACGAAACGCATCTTTGAAGCGTTCGAGCAGGTCCGGCCCGACCGTGTGGTGCTGGATAGCCTCTCTGAGATTCGACTACTTGCCCAGAGTTCGCTGCGTTACCGACGCCAGATCCTGGCGCTCAAGCATTACTTCGCCAGACAGGGGGCGACTGTGCTGATGCTCGATGACCTCACCACCGACGTCAACGACAAGACGGTGCACAGCGTCGCCCATGGCGTGATCCGCCTTGAAGAGACGTCGCCCGAATACGGGGCGGACCGCCGTCGCCTTCGCGTCACAAAATATCGTGGCCGGCGCTATCGCGGCGGCTATCACGATTTCTCCATCCTCACTGGCGGCGTGCGCGTGTTCCCGCGTCTCGTTTCTGCTGAGCACAAGACGAAGTTCGTCCGCGACGTACTGAAGAGCGGCTCACCCGAACTCGATGCATTGTTAGGTGGCGGCATCGAGCGCGGATCAAGCGTGCTAGTGCTCGGCCCTGCGGGCACGGGAAAGTCGCTCCTCGGCCTTACCTTCATCCAAGGCGCCGTGGCTCGCGGCGAGAGCGCGGCCTTGTTCGTTTTCGACGAAGAGCTCGGGCTTCTGTTTGATCGCGCCAAGAACCTTGGCATCGATCTGCAGGGAATGGTCGATGGGGGCCAATTGTTCGTCGAGCAGGTGGATGCCGCCGAGCTGAGCCCGGGCGAATTCTCCGAGAAAGTGCGCCGATGTGTGGACGAGCATGGCGTCAGGACGGTGATCGTCGATAGCTTGAACGGATATCAGGCCGCCATGCCGCACGAGCAAGCCCTTGTTCTGCATATCCACGAGCTACTTCAATACTTAAACAGACAAGGCGCGACAACCTTCCTCACCGTCGCCCAGCACGGGCTCGTCGGGGACATGAAGTCGCCTGTGGATGTCACATACTTGGCTGACACGGTGATCCTGATGCGTTATTTCGAGGCTCTCGGGCGGGTGCGAAGAGCAATCTCTGTTGTTAAGAAGCGCACGGGCAAGCATGAGGACACTATCCGCGAATACCGAATCGGCGGTCACGGGATCACCCTCGGCGAGCCCCTGGTCAACTTCCAAGGCGTGCTGCGGGGCGTGCCGACCTTGGTTGGCGATAATGCAGCGCAGGCCCAGGTAGACCAGGCGTGA